One window of the Delphinus delphis chromosome 20, mDelDel1.2, whole genome shotgun sequence genome contains the following:
- the SNAI3 gene encoding zinc finger protein SNAI3 — translation MPRSFLVKTHSGHRVPNYGQLERQRETNGACSACGGLVVPLVLPDKAAPSTPGDPPRPWDFTSVVAHVSLPLPTFLCNEEARGASGPDPLEVSLADPRAGRALGAPLRDSLKHLGLPPLLALPTRWPPVLGTDGAQAPGHLPGAERAPCTPVGFRTPAALARHQQLQCHLQAQRCFTCKFCDKEYGSLGALKMHIRTHTLPCLCTVCGKAFSRPWLLQGHIRTHTGEKPYTCPHCSRAFADRSNLRAHLQTHSDTKKYQCKRCAKTFSRVALLARHEESGCCAP, via the exons ATGCCGCGCTCCTTCCTGGTGAAGACGCACTCCGGCCACAGGGTCCCTAACTACGGGCagctggagaggcagagag AAACCAATGGCGCCTGTTCTGCCTGCGGGGGGCTGGTGGTACCCCTCGTCCTCCCAGACAAGGCGGCCCCGTCCACGCCTGGCGACCCTCCCCGGCCCTGGGACTTCACCTCCGTCGTCGCCCAcgtctccctgcccctccccaccttcctgtgTAACGAGGAAGCTCGGGGGGCCTCGGGGCCAGACCCCCTGGAAGTCAGCCTGGCGGACCCTCGGGCCGGCCGGGCCCTCGGCGCACCTCTCAGAGACAGCCTGAAGCACCTCGGCCTGCCCCCGCTGCTGGCTCTGCCCACGCGCTGGCCCCCGGTCCTGGGCACAGATGGGGCCCAGGCTCCGGGCCACCTGCCGGGGGCCGAGCGGGCCCCCTGCACCCCAGTGGGCTTCCGCACGCCGGCCGCACTGGCCAGGCACCAGCAGCTGCAGTGCCACCTGCAGGCTCAACGCTGCTTCACCTGCAAGTTCTGCGACAAGGAGTACGGCAGCCTGGGCGCCCTCAAGATGCATATCCGCACACACACGCTGCCCTGCCTCTGCACCGTGTGCGGCAAGGCCTTCTCCAGGCCCTGGCTGCTGCAGGGCCACATCCGGACCCACACAG gtgagAAGCCCTACACCTGCCCTCACTGCAGCAGGGCCTTCGCTGACCGCTCCAACCTGCGGGCCCACCTGCAGACGCACTCGGACACCAAGAAATACCAGTGCAAGCGCTGCGCCAAGACCTTCTCCCGCGTGGCGCTCCTGGCGCGGCACGAGGAGTCCGGCTGCTGCGCCCCCTGA
- the RNF166 gene encoding E3 ubiquitin-protein ligase RNF166, giving the protein MAMFRSLVASAQQRQPPGGPAGGDSGLEAQYSCPICLEVYHRPVAIGSCGHTFCGECLQPCLQVPSPLCPLCRLPFDPKKVDKAAHVEKQLSSYKAPCRGCSKKVTLAKMRVHVASCVKVQEQMANCPKFVPVVPTSQPIPSAVPNRSTFACPYCGARNLDQQELVKHCVDSHRSDPSRVVCPICSAMPWGDPSYKSANFLQHLLHRHKFSYDTFVDYSIDEEAAFQAALALSLSEN; this is encoded by the exons ATGGCGATGTTCCGCAGCCTGGTGGCCTCGGCTCAGCAGCGGCAGCCGCCGGGCGGGCCCGCGGGCGGCGACAGCGGCCTGGAGGCGCAGTACAGCTGCCCCATCTGCCTGGAAGTCTACCATCGGCCCGTGGCCATCGGCAGCTGCGGACACAC GTTCTGCGGGGAGTGCCTCCAGCCGTGTCTGCAGGTGCCATCCCCCCTGTGCCCACTGTGCCGCCTGCCCTTCGACCCCAAGAAAGTGGACAAGGCCGCCCACGTGGAGAAGCAGCTTTCGTCCTACAAGGCACCCTGCCGGGGCTGCAGTAAGAAG gtgACACTGGCCAAGATGAGAGTGCACGTTGCCTCCTGCGTGAaggtccaggagcagatggccaACTGTCCCAAGTTCGTCCCTGTGGTGCCCACGTCCCAGCCCATCCCCAG tgcCGTCCCCAACAGGTCCACCTTCGCCTGCCCTTACTGTGGTGCCCGCAACCTGGATCAGCAGGAGTTGGTGAAGCACTGCGTGGACAGCCACCGCAGCGACCCCAGCCGCGTG GTGTGTCCCATCTGCTCAGCCATGCCCTGGGGCGACCCGAGCTACAAGAGCGCCAACTTCCTGCAGCACCTGCTCCACCGGCACAAGTTCTCCTACGACACCTTCGTG GACTACAGCATCGACGAGGAGGCCGCCTTCCAGGCCGCCCTGGCCCTGTCTCTCTCCGAGAACTGA
- the CTU2 gene encoding cytoplasmic tRNA 2-thiolation protein 2 — translation MCEVGEDYREPAPAGPPPPRPCREQKCVKCKEGLPVVVIRAGDAFCRDCFKVFYVHKFRAVLGKNRLVFPGEKVLLAWSGGPSSSSMLWQVLEGLSQDSAKRLRFVPGVVFADEGAACGQSPEDRAKTLAEAKLVLQTVGFPWHIVALEEVFSLPPSVLRCSAREPVGTEGAYKAAVDSFLQQHHVLGEEKQSRPCPQHPQGRAGPPTAGQTEALSRLFNSVKTLTAKEELLQTLRTHLILHVARTHGYSKVMTGDSCTRLAVKLMTSLALGRGAFLAWDTGFSDERHGDVVVVRPMREHTLKEVAFYNRLFAVPSVFTPAVDTKAPEKASIHRLMEAFILRLQAQFPSTVSTVYRTSEKLVKAPRDGCAAGTPGPRCLLCMCVLDVDTADSATAFGAQTSSQLPQTQPPVAEAEAPTVSCCHSGMGRAQHCCRMEEADPRACVTAQLCYGCRVNMKDLPSLDPLPPYILAEAQLRSQRAEAEQEIQERLLEAEDGARPGATSAEQAHEDGARPGATSAEQEGADRL, via the exons ATGTGCGAGGTGGGCGAGGACTATCGGGAGCCCGCGCCCGCGGGGCCGCCGCCGCCACGGCCCTG CCGTGAGCAAAAGTGTGTGAAGTGCAAGGAAGGCCTGCCTGTCGTGGTGATCCGAGCCGGAGATGCCTTCTGCAG GGACTGTTTCAAGGTCTTTTACGTCCACAAGTTCAGAGCCGTGCTTGGAAAGAACCGGCTGGTCTTCCCGGGGGAGAAG GTGCTCCTGGCGTGGTCCGGGGGGCCTTCGTCCAGCTCCATGCTCTGGCAGGTCCTTGAG GGCCTGAGTCAAGATTCTGCCAAGAGACTGCGTTTCGTGCCAGGGGTTGTCTTCGCCGATG AGGGAGCAGCCTGTGGCCAGAGCCCGGAGGACCGAGCAAAAACCCTGGCCGAGGCGAAGCTGGTCCTGCAGACCGTCGGCTTCCCGTGGCACATTGTCGCCTTGGAAGAG GTGTTCAGCCTGCCGCCGTCTGTGCTGCGCTGCTCTGCTCGGGAGCCGGTCGGGACCGAGGGAGCCTACAAGGCAGCCGTGGACAGTTTCCTGCAGCAGCACCATGTCCTGGGGGAGGAGAAGCAGAGCcggccctgcccccagcacccccAGGGCCGGGCTGGGCCGCCCACAGCCGGCCAGACTGAGGCTCTGTCCAGACTCTTCAACTCAGTGAAGACGCTGACGGCCAAGGAGGAGCTTCTGCAGACGCTGCG gaCCCACTTGATCCTGCATGTGGCCCGGACCCACGGCTACTCCAAGGTGATGACGGGGGACAGCTGCACCCGCTTGGCCGTCAAGCTCATGACCAGCCTGGCACTGGGGAGAGGGGCCTTCCTCGCCTGGGACACG ggcttCTCAGACGAGCGACACGGCGACGTGGTGGTGGTACGGCCCATGCGCGAGCACACGCTGAAGGAGGTCGCCTTCTACAACCGCCTGTTTGCCGTCCCCTCCGTCTTCACGCCGGCCGTCGACACCAAG GCCCCGGAAAAGGCCAGCATCCACCGGCTGATGGAGGCCTTCATTCTCAGGCTGCAGGCCCAGTTCCCCTCCACGGTCAGCACTGTGTAcag gacgaGCGAGAAGCTGGTGAAGGCGCCCAGGGACGGCTGTGCCGCCGGCACCCCCGGGCCCCGCTGCCTGCTCTGCATGTGTGTGCTGGACGTCGACACTGCTG ACAGTGCCACAGCTTTTGGGGCTCAGACCTCCTCGCAGCTCCCCCAGACGCAGCCCCCCGTCGCAGAGGCTGAGGCGCCCACCGTGTCCTGCTGCCACAGCGGGATGGGCAGGGCCCAGCACTGCTGCAGGAT GGAGGAGGCCGACCCCCGCGCCTGCGTGACGGCGCAGCTGTGCTACGGCTGCCGCGTGAACATGAAGGACCTG CCCTCCCTGGATCCCCTGCCACCCTACATACTGGCCGAGGCCCAGCTCCGCAGCCAGAG GGCCGAGGCTGAGCAGGAGATCCAGGAGCGTCTGCTGGAGGCCGAGGACGGGGCACGGCCTGGCGCGACCTCGGCGGAGCAGGCCCACGAGGACGGGGCACGGCCGGGCGCGACCTCGGCGGAGCAGGAAGGCGCGGATCGCCTGTGA